One Pseudomonas abieticivorans genomic region harbors:
- a CDS encoding ABC transporter permease: protein MFTFSPLGQRRLARFKANRRGWWSLWLFIGLCGLCLCGELIANDKPLVIRYQGNLYYPTLHTYQETDFGGELPFEPDYSSQYVRDLIKAKAGWMLFAPIPFSYDTVNYDLAQPAPSPPSRQNWLGTDDQARDVLARALYGARISILFALLLTLISTVIGVFAGAIQGYYGGLVDLLGQRLLEIWSGLPVLYLLIILSGFVAPSFWWLLGIMALFSWLALVDVVRAEFLRGRSLEYVKAARALGLTDGALMRRHILPNAMTSTLTYLPFILTGAISTLTALDFLGFGMPAGTASLGELIGQAKRNLQAPWLGLTAFCALALILSLLVFIGEACRDAFDPRS from the coding sequence ATGTTCACCTTCTCCCCGCTGGGCCAACGGCGCCTGGCGCGCTTCAAGGCCAACCGCCGCGGCTGGTGGTCGCTGTGGCTGTTCATCGGGCTGTGCGGGCTGTGCCTGTGCGGCGAGTTGATCGCCAACGATAAACCGCTGGTGATCCGCTACCAGGGCAACCTCTACTACCCCACCCTGCACACCTACCAAGAGACTGATTTTGGCGGTGAACTGCCGTTCGAGCCCGACTATTCCAGCCAATACGTGCGCGACCTGATCAAGGCCAAGGCCGGCTGGATGCTGTTCGCGCCCATCCCCTTCAGCTACGACACGGTCAACTATGACCTGGCGCAACCGGCCCCCAGCCCACCCAGCCGGCAGAACTGGCTGGGCACCGATGACCAGGCCCGCGATGTATTGGCGCGGGCCTTGTACGGTGCACGCATCTCGATCCTCTTTGCCCTGTTGCTGACGCTGATCAGCACCGTGATCGGCGTATTCGCCGGGGCCATCCAGGGCTATTACGGCGGCCTGGTCGACCTGCTCGGCCAGCGCCTGCTGGAAATCTGGTCGGGCTTGCCGGTGCTGTACCTGTTGATCATCCTCTCGGGCTTCGTGGCACCGAGTTTCTGGTGGCTGCTGGGCATCATGGCGCTGTTTTCCTGGCTGGCGCTGGTGGACGTGGTGCGCGCCGAGTTCCTGCGTGGGCGCAGCCTGGAATACGTCAAGGCCGCCCGCGCCCTGGGCTTGACCGATGGTGCGCTGATGCGCCGGCACATTCTGCCCAACGCCATGACCTCGACCCTGACCTACCTGCCGTTCATCCTCACCGGCGCCATTTCCACCCTCACCGCCCTGGATTTCCTGGGCTTCGGCATGCCCGCAGGCACCGCTTCGCTGGGCGAGTTGATCGGCCAGGCCAAGCGCAACCTGCAAGCCCCCTGGCTGGGCCTGACCGCCTTCTGCGCCCTGGCGCTGATCCTGTCCTTGCTGGTGTTCATCGGCGAAGCCTGCCGCGACGCCTTTGACCCTCGGAGCTGA
- the mexE gene encoding multidrug efflux RND transporter periplasmic adaptor subunit MexE, whose amino-acid sequence MERSIKHLRFPLAALAVVVMSACGRSPDVAQAPAAPKVTVAKVLEQPVNEWDEFTGRLEAPETVEVRPRVSGQIDAVAFTDGALVKKGDLLFQIDPRPFQAEVNRLQAQVQQARASAQRNDSEAQRGERLRASNAISTELAESRTTAAQEARAAVAATQAQLDLAKLNLSFTRVTAPISGRVSRAEITAGNIVTADVTALTSVVSTDKVYAYFDADERVYLKYTQLARKGQRGATTPVYMGLSNEEGNPHLGQMNFVDNQVNPRTGTIRGRAVFDNEDGSFTPGLYTRLKLVGSGTYDAVLIKDEAVGTDLGKKFVLVMDKDHKANYRAIELGPKLEGLRIVRSGLAKDDTIVVNGLQRVRPGSQVDAQDSPMASPATLAALAQQRQALEASNSPNAPVGAVKVAAVATPRG is encoded by the coding sequence ATGGAACGGTCAATCAAACATTTGCGCTTTCCCCTCGCGGCCCTGGCGGTCGTGGTGATGAGCGCCTGTGGTCGCAGCCCTGACGTGGCTCAGGCACCCGCGGCACCGAAGGTCACCGTGGCCAAGGTACTGGAACAGCCGGTTAACGAATGGGACGAGTTCACCGGGCGCCTGGAGGCGCCGGAAACCGTCGAGGTGCGCCCGCGGGTGTCCGGCCAGATCGATGCCGTGGCGTTTACCGATGGCGCTCTGGTGAAAAAGGGCGACCTGCTGTTCCAGATCGACCCACGCCCGTTCCAGGCTGAAGTAAACCGCCTGCAGGCCCAGGTGCAGCAGGCCCGCGCCAGCGCCCAGCGCAATGACAGCGAAGCCCAACGTGGCGAACGCCTGCGGGCCAGCAATGCGATCTCCACCGAGCTTGCCGAGTCGCGCACCACTGCCGCCCAGGAAGCCCGCGCCGCAGTCGCCGCGACCCAGGCGCAACTGGACCTGGCCAAACTGAATTTGAGCTTTACCCGCGTGACCGCCCCTATCAGCGGCCGCGTCAGCCGGGCGGAAATCACCGCCGGCAACATCGTTACCGCCGACGTCACCGCGCTGACCAGCGTGGTGAGCACGGACAAAGTGTATGCCTACTTCGATGCCGACGAGCGTGTGTACCTCAAGTACACCCAGCTCGCCCGCAAAGGCCAGCGCGGCGCTACCACGCCGGTGTACATGGGCCTGTCCAATGAAGAAGGCAACCCCCACCTGGGCCAGATGAACTTCGTCGACAACCAGGTCAACCCGCGCACCGGCACCATCCGTGGCCGCGCGGTGTTCGACAACGAAGACGGCAGCTTCACCCCTGGCCTTTACACCCGCCTGAAACTGGTGGGCAGCGGCACCTACGACGCCGTGCTGATCAAGGACGAGGCCGTGGGCACCGACCTTGGCAAGAAGTTCGTGCTGGTGATGGACAAGGACCACAAGGCCAATTACCGCGCCATCGAACTGGGCCCGAAACTGGAAGGCTTGCGCATCGTGCGCAGCGGCCTGGCCAAGGACGACACCATCGTGGTCAACGGCCTGCAGCGCGTACGCCCAGGCTCGCAAGTCGACGCCCAGGACTCGCCAATGGCCAGCCCCGCCACCCTCGCGGCGCTTGCCCAGCAACGCCAGGCGCTGGAAGCCAGCAACTCGCCCAACGCCCCCGTCGGCGCCGTGAAAGTGGCCGCCGTCGCGACCCCACGCGGTTAA
- a CDS encoding ABC transporter ATP-binding protein has product MSTNLIEIRNLSVAFGDREVVHGIDLDIRRGECLALVGESGSGKSVTAHSILRLLPGHQVHTGGSIRYDGQELVNASEAQLRSLRGNRIAMIFQEPMTSLNPLHTVEKQIAEVLLVHKGLKGRAARERVLELLELVGIQQPLARLKAYPHQLSGGQRQRVMIAMALANEPQLLIADEPTTALDVTVQQKILELLRSLQTRLGMALLLISHDLNLVRRIAQRVCVMRGGEIVEQAGCSELFDHPRHPYSRLLIGAEPDGQPVPGVFDQTLLSVDDLKVWFPLPKPLFSRQQTYVKAVDGVSFQLQRGKTLGIVGESGSGKSTLGQAILRLVDSEGSIRFGIKELSLHNQRLMRPLRRHLQVVFQDPFGSLSPRMSVEQIIAEGLLTHDIGTPATRQAAVIRVLGEVGLDPDSRHRYPHEFSGGQRQRISIARALVLEPELILLDEPTSALDRTVQKQIVALLRELQIRHGLTYLFISHDLAVVQALAHDLIVIKDGKVVEQGPARQVFGLPRHPYTQELLRASGLKLSRVAATQAPA; this is encoded by the coding sequence ATGAGCACCAACCTGATCGAAATCCGCAACTTGAGCGTGGCCTTCGGTGACCGCGAAGTGGTCCATGGCATCGACCTGGACATCCGCCGCGGCGAGTGCCTGGCGCTGGTGGGCGAGTCGGGCTCGGGCAAGTCGGTGACTGCCCACTCGATCCTGCGCCTGTTGCCCGGCCACCAGGTGCACACCGGCGGCAGCATCCGCTACGACGGCCAGGAGTTGGTCAATGCCAGCGAGGCGCAATTGCGCAGCTTGCGCGGCAACCGTATTGCGATGATCTTCCAGGAGCCCATGACCTCCCTCAACCCTTTGCACACCGTGGAAAAACAGATCGCCGAAGTGCTGCTGGTGCACAAGGGGCTCAAAGGCCGGGCTGCCCGCGAGCGGGTGCTGGAATTGCTGGAACTGGTGGGCATCCAGCAGCCGTTGGCGCGGCTCAAGGCCTACCCCCATCAACTGTCCGGCGGCCAGCGCCAGCGCGTGATGATCGCCATGGCCCTGGCCAACGAGCCGCAACTGCTGATTGCCGACGAACCGACCACCGCGCTGGACGTGACCGTACAGCAAAAGATCCTGGAGCTGTTGCGCTCGCTGCAAACGCGCCTGGGCATGGCGCTGTTGCTGATCAGCCACGACCTCAACCTGGTGCGCCGCATCGCCCAGCGGGTGTGCGTGATGCGCGGCGGCGAGATCGTCGAGCAGGCCGGCTGCAGCGAGCTGTTCGACCACCCGCGCCACCCCTACAGCCGCCTATTGATCGGCGCCGAGCCAGACGGCCAACCGGTGCCGGGGGTGTTCGACCAGACGCTGTTGTCGGTCGACGACTTGAAGGTCTGGTTCCCATTGCCCAAGCCGTTGTTCAGCCGCCAGCAAACCTACGTCAAGGCCGTGGACGGCGTCAGCTTCCAGTTGCAGCGCGGCAAGACCCTGGGCATCGTCGGCGAGTCCGGTTCGGGCAAGTCAACCTTGGGCCAGGCGATCTTGCGCCTGGTCGACTCCGAAGGCAGCATTCGCTTTGGCATCAAGGAATTGAGCCTGCACAACCAGCGCCTGATGCGCCCGCTGCGCCGGCACCTGCAGGTGGTGTTCCAGGACCCCTTCGGCAGCCTCAGCCCACGCATGAGTGTGGAGCAGATCATCGCCGAAGGCCTGCTGACCCATGACATCGGCACGCCCGCTACACGCCAGGCCGCGGTCATTCGCGTGCTGGGCGAGGTCGGCCTGGACCCGGACAGCCGCCACCGCTACCCCCACGAATTTTCGGGGGGCCAGCGCCAACGCATCTCCATCGCCCGCGCCCTGGTGCTGGAGCCCGAACTGATCCTGCTCGACGAGCCCACCTCGGCCCTGGATCGCACCGTGCAAAAGCAGATCGTGGCGCTGCTGCGCGAACTGCAGATCCGCCACGGCCTGACGTACCTGTTCATCAGCCACGACCTGGCCGTGGTGCAGGCGCTGGCCCACGACTTGATCGTGATCAAGGATGGCAAGGTGGTCGAACAAGGGCCGGCGCGGCAAGTGTTTGGCCTGCCGCGCCACCCCTATACCCAGGAGTTGCTGCGCGCTTCGGGGCTGAAATTGAGCCGGGTGGCGGCGACCCAGGCACCCGCCTAG
- a CDS encoding LysR substrate-binding domain-containing protein produces MFAKLPLTALRAFESAARLGGFKAAADELAVTPAAVSHQIKALEQSLGALLFERTGQGVRLTPTGERLASQVHESLSTLAVSLRRFNDDCDDQRLTLSTTPAFASLWLIPRLGDFHRQYPHIHVRVETSNALVDLARDASIDLALRAQFKPDPALFALPLLAEHFAVYAPPGWAPPAAPAPLELITVPWHGDTQHAVDWPAWCALSGHDDWLQRARLRQYDDEHYALQAAAAGHGLVLASDVLAANSIATGLLTAYRPDISIAVATYTAVCVPGQERRTPVREFLRWLQGALCADQSVAEEQRNLL; encoded by the coding sequence GTGTTCGCCAAACTCCCCCTCACCGCCCTGCGCGCGTTTGAATCCGCTGCCCGCCTGGGTGGTTTCAAGGCGGCGGCCGATGAACTGGCGGTCACCCCCGCCGCCGTGTCCCACCAAATCAAGGCACTGGAGCAAAGCCTGGGCGCCTTATTGTTCGAGCGCACCGGCCAAGGGGTGCGGCTGACGCCGACCGGCGAGCGGCTGGCGAGCCAGGTGCACGAAAGCCTGAGCACACTTGCAGTCAGCTTGAGGCGTTTCAACGACGACTGCGACGACCAACGCCTGACCCTGAGCACCACGCCGGCCTTTGCCAGCCTGTGGCTGATCCCGCGCCTGGGGGACTTCCACCGCCAGTACCCGCACATTCACGTGCGGGTGGAAACCAGCAACGCGCTGGTGGACCTGGCGCGCGATGCCAGCATTGACCTGGCCCTGCGCGCGCAATTCAAACCGGACCCGGCGTTGTTCGCCCTGCCCTTGCTGGCCGAACACTTCGCCGTTTACGCGCCGCCCGGCTGGGCGCCACCTGCCGCCCCTGCGCCACTGGAACTGATCACGGTGCCTTGGCACGGCGATACCCAGCACGCCGTGGATTGGCCCGCGTGGTGCGCCTTGAGTGGCCACGATGATTGGCTGCAACGCGCCCGCTTGCGCCAGTACGACGATGAGCACTATGCCTTGCAAGCGGCGGCGGCCGGCCATGGCCTTGTGCTGGCAAGCGATGTACTGGCGGCCAACAGTATTGCCACAGGGTTGCTGACAGCTTATCGACCCGACATCAGCATAGCCGTGGCCACCTACACGGCGGTGTGCGTGCCGGGCCAGGAGCGGCGCACACCGGTGCGTGAATTTTTGCGGTGGTTGCAGGGCGCCCTCTGCGCGGATCAATCCGTTGCTGAAGAACAACGCAATCTCTTGTAG
- a CDS encoding PACE efflux transporter, with product MQGARRKIVQAVLYEGIAVFCVGPALDAIFAQGLGTSTGLAVVLSSVALAWNMLFNALFERWEKGRPRTAARRVLHALGFEGGLTVMLLPVIAWWLQIGLGAALVTDVGLFVFFFFYALVFQWLFDRVFDEPVAAPTPN from the coding sequence ATGCAAGGTGCACGCCGCAAGATCGTCCAGGCCGTGCTGTACGAGGGCATCGCCGTGTTTTGCGTAGGCCCTGCGCTGGACGCGATCTTCGCCCAGGGGCTGGGCACCTCCACCGGCTTGGCGGTGGTGCTCAGCAGCGTGGCGCTGGCCTGGAACATGCTGTTCAACGCGCTGTTCGAGCGCTGGGAAAAAGGCCGCCCGCGCACCGCCGCCCGGCGCGTGTTGCACGCGCTGGGGTTTGAGGGTGGGTTGACGGTGATGCTGCTCCCGGTGATCGCCTGGTGGTTGCAGATCGGCCTAGGGGCGGCGCTGGTGACGGACGTCGGGCTGTTCGTGTTTTTCTTTTTCTACGCGCTGGTGTTCCAGTGGCTGTTCGACCGGGTATTTGACGAACCGGTGGCCGCGCCCACGCCGAACTAG
- a CDS encoding extracellular solute-binding protein yields the protein MACLPAQAALVTAMTVYGEPAKYPADFQHFDYVNPSAPKGGSLSRAATEIGQFNYVMPYVDQGIGVTQVDTWVYSPLAFRSLDEPYTVYGLVAEKMERDPDGLWVRFYLNPKARFDDGAPITAQDVAYTYHLLMSKGSLGFRMLYGDVAEVIVEGPRQVRFTFKNNLNRTLALDLASLHVLPEHWWKTRDFAAGGGFEAPLGSGPYRVSKIDAGRSISFARVKDWWAKDLPVSRGLYNFDSLTVNFYSDTEVARQLLQASTFDYNREFSSSGYVVGYDGPLLSDGRLQRSILAQTRPVAAQGFAFNLQNPIFKDRRVRQAISLLWDFEWTNKQLMRSFYTRQHSYFPKSEMAARQLPDAQELAILEPLRGQVPDEVFTQVFHNPSTDGSGYIRDKQLQALKLLAQAGWHPEHNRLVNAQGQPLAFTFLDGQGGFDRMMLPFKRTLKQIGIDMEFRRIDAAQYTNRVNARDYDMIVVTFPRSGDPLLSPGRELYSLYGSSSASQVGSSNAMVLRDPAVDTLIDGLVKANSRNDMVHYARALDRVLQWGYYSIQNYYSQGVPTVYLNRFGMPKVQPGYDVGLETWWQISPKALTNLQMSALAHNPEGH from the coding sequence ATGGCCTGCCTGCCCGCCCAGGCCGCCCTCGTCACCGCGATGACGGTGTATGGCGAGCCGGCCAAATACCCCGCTGATTTCCAGCACTTCGACTACGTGAACCCCAGCGCGCCCAAAGGCGGATCGCTGAGCCGCGCGGCCACGGAAATCGGCCAGTTCAACTACGTGATGCCCTATGTCGACCAGGGCATCGGCGTGACCCAGGTCGACACCTGGGTCTATTCGCCGTTGGCGTTTCGCTCGCTGGACGAGCCCTATACGGTGTACGGCCTGGTGGCCGAAAAAATGGAACGCGACCCCGATGGCCTGTGGGTGCGCTTTTACCTCAACCCCAAGGCGCGCTTCGATGATGGCGCGCCCATCACCGCGCAAGACGTGGCCTACACCTACCACTTGCTGATGAGCAAAGGCAGCCTGGGCTTTCGCATGCTCTATGGCGACGTTGCCGAGGTGATCGTCGAGGGCCCGCGCCAGGTGCGCTTCACCTTCAAGAACAACCTCAACCGCACCCTGGCCCTGGACCTGGCCTCGCTGCACGTGCTGCCGGAACACTGGTGGAAAACCCGTGACTTTGCCGCCGGCGGTGGCTTCGAAGCGCCGCTGGGCAGTGGCCCGTACCGCGTGTCGAAGATCGACGCCGGGCGCAGCATCAGCTTCGCACGGGTCAAGGACTGGTGGGCCAAGGACCTGCCGGTGAGCCGTGGCCTGTACAACTTCGACAGCCTGACGGTGAACTTCTACAGCGACACCGAGGTGGCCCGCCAACTGCTGCAAGCCTCGACGTTCGACTACAACCGCGAGTTCTCATCGTCCGGCTACGTGGTCGGCTACGACGGCCCGCTGCTGAGCGACGGCCGCCTGCAACGCAGCATCCTCGCGCAGACCCGCCCGGTGGCCGCCCAGGGCTTTGCCTTCAACCTGCAAAACCCGATTTTCAAGGACCGCCGCGTGCGCCAGGCCATCAGCCTGCTGTGGGATTTCGAGTGGACCAACAAGCAGTTGATGCGCAGCTTCTACACCCGCCAGCACAGCTATTTCCCGAAAAGTGAAATGGCCGCCCGCCAACTGCCCGACGCCCAAGAGCTGGCGATCCTGGAACCGCTGCGCGGCCAGGTGCCCGACGAGGTGTTTACCCAGGTGTTCCACAACCCCAGCACCGACGGCAGCGGCTATATCCGCGACAAGCAACTGCAGGCGCTGAAACTGTTGGCGCAGGCCGGCTGGCACCCCGAGCATAACCGCTTGGTGAATGCCCAGGGCCAGCCGTTGGCCTTCACCTTCCTCGACGGCCAGGGCGGCTTCGACCGCATGATGCTGCCGTTCAAGCGCACGCTAAAACAGATCGGCATCGACATGGAATTTCGCCGCATCGACGCCGCGCAATACACCAACCGGGTCAATGCCCGTGACTACGACATGATCGTGGTCACCTTCCCGCGCAGCGGCGACCCGTTGCTCTCGCCGGGGCGCGAGCTGTACAGCCTGTACGGCTCCAGCAGCGCCAGCCAAGTGGGCAGCTCCAACGCCATGGTGCTGCGCGACCCCGCGGTCGACACGCTGATCGACGGCCTGGTCAAGGCCAACAGCCGCAACGACATGGTGCACTACGCCCGGGCGTTGGACCGCGTGCTGCAGTGGGGCTACTACAGCATCCAGAACTACTACTCCCAGGGCGTGCCCACCGTGTACCTCAACCGCTTCGGCATGCCCAAGGTGCAGCCCGGTTACGACGTGGGCCTGGAAACCTGGTGGCAGATCAGCCCCAAGGCACTGACCAACCTGCAAATGAGCGCCCTGGCGCATAACCCCGAGGGCCACTGA
- a CDS encoding microcin C ABC transporter permease YejB: MLHYIARRLLLIIPTLLCILVVNFVIVQAAPGGPVDQAIARLQGAGSHGVGGGGGEMAGGGSGASRSSRGLDPALIEEIKQHYGFDKPMHERLWLMLKNYARLDFGTSFFRGAPVTELIAQKMPTTLSLGLWATLITYLISIPLGIRKAVHHGSRFDVWSSTAIILGYAMPAFLFAILLIVVFAGGSYLNWFPVQGLVSDDFASLSPWGKVGDYLWHLVLPVGALVIGGFATLTILTKNSFLNEISRQYVVTAKAKGLADGRVLYGHVFRNAMLLVLAGIPQALIEVFFAGSLLIETIFNLDGIGRMSYDAAVSRDYPVVFGTLFLFTLFGLLIKLLGDLCYTLVDPRIDFAARTA; the protein is encoded by the coding sequence ATGCTGCATTACATCGCAAGGCGCCTGTTGCTGATCATCCCCACGTTGCTGTGCATCCTGGTGGTCAATTTTGTCATCGTGCAGGCCGCACCCGGCGGCCCCGTAGACCAGGCCATCGCCCGCCTGCAAGGCGCCGGCAGCCACGGCGTGGGCGGCGGTGGCGGCGAAATGGCCGGCGGCGGCAGTGGCGCCAGCCGCAGCAGCCGCGGCCTGGACCCGGCCCTGATCGAGGAAATAAAGCAGCACTACGGCTTCGACAAACCCATGCACGAACGCCTGTGGCTGATGCTGAAAAACTACGCACGGCTGGATTTCGGCACCAGCTTCTTTCGGGGTGCGCCGGTCACCGAGTTGATTGCCCAGAAAATGCCCACGACCCTGTCGCTGGGGTTGTGGGCCACGCTGATCACCTACCTGATCTCCATACCGCTGGGCATCCGCAAGGCCGTGCACCACGGCAGCCGCTTCGATGTGTGGAGCAGCACGGCGATCATCCTGGGCTACGCGATGCCGGCGTTCCTGTTCGCCATTTTGCTGATCGTGGTATTTGCCGGCGGCAGCTACCTCAACTGGTTCCCGGTGCAGGGCCTGGTGTCCGATGACTTTGCCAGCCTGTCTCCCTGGGGCAAGGTGGGCGACTATTTGTGGCACCTGGTACTGCCGGTCGGCGCACTGGTGATCGGCGGGTTCGCCACGCTCACCATCCTCACCAAAAACAGCTTCCTCAACGAGATCAGCCGCCAGTACGTGGTCACTGCCAAAGCCAAGGGCCTGGCCGATGGCCGGGTGCTTTACGGCCACGTGTTTCGCAACGCCATGCTGCTGGTGCTGGCCGGCATACCGCAGGCGCTGATCGAGGTGTTTTTCGCCGGTTCCCTGTTGATCGAAACCATCTTCAACCTCGACGGCATCGGCCGCATGAGTTACGACGCGGCGGTGTCGCGCGACTACCCGGTGGTGTTCGGCACGCTGTTTTTGTTCACCCTGTTTGGCCTGCTGATCAAACTGTTGGGCGACCTGTGCTACACCCTGGTCGACCCGCGCATCGACTTTGCCGCGAGGACCGCCTGA
- a CDS encoding TonB-dependent receptor: MLMSFHRFTLKPLAATLQRHRMVPLYLMAMGMGSVQAAESTEDSSSAAVVAPAPATTQLQRVEVTGSAIRRVDAETAVPITILRADALRKQGVTTTAELVQRITGSNSISNATGSVGGFTGGASFADMRGIGANKTLILLNGRRLANNALSGTQSQGGAVDLNMIPFAAIDRVEVLRDGASALYGTDAIGGVINFITKKSMTDGTLSMGGEMADASGGGGSKDMSGSWGYGDLDKDRFNVLGVFNYATQQNLDANDRTFSKDYVPGRGLDGTSGTTFPANYSQGDNAANPLGGACTGPNQVAANGVCRYSTRNSIDLIPQTEKTSFFGKATGKIADDHNVNLEYFWARNNNSTTLAPAPLTGLSVDNTSPYYPGNGITPLPDNFTLDPTQPVGANWRETASGDRELKDQNTSQRFLLSFDGTVAGWDYDLGAAYNQNRVVSSVTNGFVSDSALVSGIESGLLNPFGAQSSAGQAYIDANAYHGGYATSTGRVSSLDGKITRDIGDWFGAGPVGLALGGEYRKEKFQMSVEDFTGDLSSLGIDPDSSVSGDRSISAEYAEINVPVLDSLELSAAVRHDKYSDFGSTTNPKYSFRFQPFKELVLRGAYSEGFRAPSLYELNNPTYTTYTQGNYNDPRLCGGGVVAPGGNGGRDCNQQFFNSTGGNQDLKPETARNVTMGFVYQPIRDLSMGLDFWWIKIQGQIEEFPESEVFANPDLYSDRIVRAADGSIDHIVTGLANLGNVKTSGVDVSLDYRFPNTPFGQFGLGLQGTYVSRYDYQQTIGGSYIDRVGDFEGYGVAARWKHNLTGTWNLGPYRASLTNRFTTGYHDYDRTTNDRVASYTLWDLSAGYTFNKVLDIDVGLKNMFDRNPPFSNQNYTFQNGYDPRYTDAMGRTMFARATYHF; encoded by the coding sequence ATGCTGATGAGTTTTCACCGTTTCACCCTCAAACCGCTAGCGGCCACCCTGCAACGGCACCGCATGGTGCCGCTGTACCTGATGGCCATGGGCATGGGCAGCGTCCAGGCCGCCGAGAGCACCGAGGACAGCAGCAGTGCTGCGGTGGTGGCGCCGGCACCGGCCACCACGCAACTGCAACGCGTCGAAGTGACCGGCTCGGCCATCCGCCGGGTGGACGCCGAAACCGCCGTGCCCATTACCATCCTGCGTGCCGACGCGCTGCGCAAACAGGGCGTGACCACCACCGCCGAACTGGTGCAACGCATCACCGGCAGCAACTCCATCAGCAACGCCACCGGCTCGGTGGGCGGCTTCACCGGTGGCGCCAGCTTTGCCGACATGCGCGGCATCGGTGCCAACAAGACGCTGATCCTGCTCAACGGCCGTCGCCTGGCCAACAACGCACTGTCGGGCACCCAGTCCCAGGGCGGCGCGGTGGACCTGAACATGATCCCCTTCGCCGCCATCGACCGCGTCGAAGTGCTGCGTGACGGGGCGTCGGCGCTGTACGGCACCGACGCCATCGGCGGGGTAATCAACTTCATCACGAAAAAATCCATGACCGACGGCACCCTGTCCATGGGCGGCGAAATGGCCGATGCCAGCGGCGGTGGCGGCAGCAAGGACATGAGCGGCAGTTGGGGCTACGGCGACCTGGACAAGGACCGCTTCAACGTTTTGGGCGTGTTCAACTACGCCACCCAGCAAAACCTGGACGCCAACGACCGCACCTTCAGCAAGGACTACGTCCCCGGGCGCGGCCTGGATGGCACCTCGGGCACCACCTTCCCGGCCAACTACAGCCAGGGCGACAACGCCGCCAACCCCCTGGGCGGCGCCTGCACCGGGCCCAATCAGGTGGCCGCCAATGGCGTGTGCCGCTACAGCACGCGCAACTCGATCGACCTGATCCCGCAAACCGAAAAAACCTCGTTCTTCGGCAAGGCCACCGGCAAGATCGCCGACGACCACAACGTTAACCTGGAGTACTTCTGGGCGCGCAACAACAACTCGACCACCCTCGCCCCCGCGCCCCTTACCGGCCTGAGCGTGGACAACACCTCGCCCTACTACCCCGGCAACGGCATCACCCCGCTGCCCGATAACTTTACCCTCGACCCCACCCAGCCGGTGGGCGCCAACTGGCGTGAAACCGCCTCTGGCGACCGTGAGCTCAAGGACCAGAACACCAGCCAACGCTTCCTGCTGAGCTTCGACGGCACCGTGGCCGGGTGGGACTACGACCTGGGCGCCGCCTACAACCAGAACCGCGTGGTAAGCAGCGTCACCAATGGATTTGTCAGTGACTCGGCGCTGGTCAGCGGTATCGAGAGCGGCCTGCTCAACCCGTTCGGCGCACAAAGCAGCGCCGGCCAGGCCTATATCGATGCCAACGCTTACCACGGCGGCTACGCCACTTCCACTGGGCGCGTCAGCTCCCTGGACGGCAAGATCACCCGCGACATCGGCGATTGGTTCGGCGCAGGCCCCGTGGGCCTGGCACTGGGCGGCGAGTACCGCAAAGAGAAGTTTCAGATGAGCGTCGAGGACTTCACCGGCGACCTCAGCAGCCTTGGCATCGACCCCGACAGCAGCGTGTCGGGCGACCGCAGCATCAGCGCCGAGTACGCCGAGATCAACGTGCCGGTGCTCGACAGCCTGGAGCTGTCGGCCGCCGTGCGCCACGACAAGTACAGCGACTTTGGCAGCACCACCAACCCCAAGTACTCGTTCCGCTTCCAGCCGTTCAAGGAACTGGTGTTGCGCGGCGCCTACAGCGAGGGCTTTCGCGCCCCGTCGCTGTATGAGCTGAACAACCCCACCTACACCACCTACACCCAGGGCAACTACAACGACCCGCGCCTGTGCGGTGGCGGCGTGGTGGCGCCAGGCGGCAACGGCGGGCGTGACTGCAACCAGCAGTTTTTCAACAGCACCGGCGGCAACCAGGACCTCAAGCCTGAAACCGCGCGCAACGTGACCATGGGCTTCGTGTACCAGCCGATCCGCGACCTGTCGATGGGCCTGGACTTCTGGTGGATCAAAATCCAGGGCCAGATCGAGGAGTTCCCGGAGTCTGAAGTGTTCGCCAACCCGGACCTGTACAGCGACCGCATCGTGCGCGCCGCCGACGGTTCCATCGACCACATCGTCACCGGCCTTGCCAACCTGGGCAACGTGAAAACCAGCGGCGTGGACGTGAGCCTCGACTACCGGTTCCCCAACACCCCGTTCGGCCAGTTCGGCCTGGGGCTGCAAGGCACCTACGTCAGCCGGTATGACTACCAGCAAACCATCGGTGGCAGCTACATCGACCGCGTCGGCGACTTCGAGGGCTACGGCGTGGCCGCGCGCTGGAAGCACAACCTGACCGGTACCTGGAACCTGGGCCCGTACCGTGCCTCGCTGACCAACCGCTTCACCACCGGCTACCACGACTACGACCGCACCACCAATGACCGCGTGGCCTCCTACACCCTGTGGGACCTGTCCGCCGGTTACACCTTCAACAAGGTGCTGGACATCGACGTGGGGCTGAAAAACATGTTCGACCGCAACCCGCCGTTCTCCAACCAGAACTACACCTTCCAGAACGGCTATGACCCGCGCTACACCGACGCCATGGGCCGCACCATGTTCGCCCGCGCCACGTACCACTTCTGA